aaaaaagacaggacaaaaagagctCAGTGTTCtatcattcatcagtatagcagcatggacaagtaaaagaataaaataaataaataaagaattaaatgaataaataaataaataaataaataagatcaaataaataaaagcaagatgcaataaaacacaataaaaccccagagaagataaaaacagtctgggataaaaaccaggataagaacataaaattaaaaaaattgaagtcacaataataataaacagagcaaagaaatagaataaataactaaaataagttaataaagaaTAACAGTTCTTCAAGCACAAAGGCCTCAAGAAAAATGATAACATTCCTCCCTCGCTGCATTctttatgatactgttaaaagtaTTCAGggacatgagtgtttttattttaagaaCTTTTTGGaagttattttagttattttagtttatttagcTTCTATGTGCTGTTCTTCCTCCTGTCCAGTGGGGGCGCTGTTAACTTTACTCTACCGGAAGTACCCTGTCTTTGACGCGGAACTCGCTGTGTGTTTACTTCCGGCTATCAGTCAGTCCGGATCGTTTCGCCGGAGATTCAAAGTGCGCAGAAAAGGAGGACTATGTGCGCCGTGCAGCTGCTGAGGGTATCGGTCCATGAGCGGATCAGCGCCGCCGCCGAAGACTTTCTGCTGCGGCTGAAAACAGACGAAGAACCGGCGCAGATCCCGGAGCTCAGAGCTCTGCTGACCGAGCGGCTAACGGCGGCAGCCGAGGAGATAATCGCACTGTTTGCGGAAACTGTGGCGGAGTTTGAAGGCAGAGTGGAGCAGTCAGAGAAGGAGATCTGCCGGCAGAGGAGGCTGCTGGAGGCCGTGCTGATGCCCCAGGTCCGGCTGCACAGAGCAGGTCAGTCCGGGGCTCAGAGACCGGGTCAGACCGAGACCGGGTTCACGAAAACTGAGCTGCACTTTAAACCAAACCCTTATGACAATAACTTCCCTGTTAAACTAGATCACAGCACACATGGGTTAAACGTTAATGTTTCTCCCCAATCTGGTGTATTGATCATTTTGTCTCTGTACAGGTTTAAATATTCCAATCCAGTCCAActgtatttgtaaagcactttaaaacagctgcagtggaccacagtgctgcacacaagaataattaaaaccaaaatagaagaatgaaatacagaatagatttaaagacatagaaaatgtacaaaaaagaaaaagtgctatacagaagaataaataaaacccaaataaaagaataaaatacaacaatggattaaaaagccatacaatcaatcaataaaataaaataaaatagataaataagaacaataaaccactaccaaataaaaacaatagaatacagATAGTACCtttaaacatctcacatggtttcaaaagccaaggagaaaaaatgggttttaagaagggatttaaaaacagacagagaggagaccTGTCTGAAATGGAGGCAgatggttccatagtttaggagttTAGGAGTAGAAGTAAATATTAACAGCTATCAAATCACAACTGAGACTACAGTTAATTCATATGTTTTATCCAAACTTAAATTGATGATAATCACTCCTCTGTCATTTCCAGAGAAAACAGCgttcttaaattatttatttaaccgTTTAACCAATTGTCCAGATGGATTTCCGCATGTATTAACTCTTATTATTGACCTCTGACATTATGGAACAAATCTATTGTACCATTTTTCAActcatttatatttttcttttctcagAGCAGTTTTACAACATCAGCGATAAACATATGTCAAAGATGAATGAGATACTCTCTTAATATATGGACATTAAACATCAAATAAAACAGGACATATTTTAGTGCAGAGAGAATCTCAGCAGTTGGTCTGTACGTCTGTCAGCTGTGGGTTCAGCCTCTGaggttacatttttttattatgaggttaattatttttttcaacatcAAAATATATTTGAGTAAAACTAAGTAAAATGCCAAAACTTTGAAACATTTGTTTCAAGTGTTTTAActgagaaggaaaaaaacaaatcaaaattgTCACCTGCTCCTTTTAATATTCCAGTAACTCTTATGCGTTTGCATTATTCTCCATCCTGCAGTCGTCCATCAGCTGTCAGCAGTTAAAGAAGCACCCATGGCACTGAAGATTAAAGAGGAACCTGAGGATCTCTGGACCACTCAGGAGTCTGAGATCACCAGGTTCCCATCCATTCATGTCCCTGTGAAGAGTGAGGATGATGAAAAGAAACCTCAGCTCTCACAACTTCACCAAGGACAAACTGAGGAGAAAAGAAAGGAACCAGCTGGAGAGGGCTGTGGAGGGTCAGAACCAGCCAGCAGCTTCCATCCACGTGCACAtttacaaacacagactgaccagaAGAATGCAGAATATCCAGTAGCTGAGATTGAAGTTAGCTGTGAGGACTGGGAGGAAACAGGGGAAGCCCAGTCAGTGTGTGCCGGCCCCGATGAACGCTTTAGCTGCTCCAAGTGTGGAAAAAGATTTACCAGAATTAGATTCCTGCAGACACACATGAGAATCCACACAGGAGAGAAGCTGTTTACCTGCTCAGTGTGTGGAAAAGGATTCACAAATAAGGATTTTCTTCTGGAGCACATGGACAACCACAAAAGGGAGAAACGACATGGCTGCAGCCTTTGTAACAAGAGGTTTGTTTGGCAGTCTGGTGTTGAATGCCATCAGTGTGTTGGTGTGCCATTAAACCAAGAGTATGAGGTGAAGAAGGAAACAGAAGCTAATGCTGAATATAGTCTGTTTAGCTGCTCGTTTTGTGAGAAAAAATTCACACAGAGGGGTAACCTGATCCAGCACATGGCCCGACACACGGGGAAGGTTCGCTACCGCTGCAGTGTTTGCCAAAAAATGTTTGATTGGCGTCATCAgctcaaaacccatgaatgtccTGGTCAGAGAGAGAACGGAGAGTCAGGAACTGGACAGATGAAAGCTGATGGAGGATTAGGACCAGCCAGTGGCTTCCATCCAGATACTGACAACAGCTCAGAGTCCTCAGACACTGACGTCATTGGACTTGAGAGTCAGTATAATGAAATCTCTGCAGGCGATGACAGCCAAATGGTCCTCATCTGTCCTGAGTGTGGGAAAACATTCTGTGGTGAGGAAAACTTGGAAATTCACATCAGATCTCATGCAGGAGAGAGACCGTTCAGCTGCACGATTTGTGGAAAAACATTCACACAGAAGGGTTACTTGACGAACCACATGGAAGTCCACACAGAGGAGAAGAGGTTCATGTTTTGTGCCTGTGGGAAAAGATTTGCTAGCCATGCGAACCGTAAAAAACATAAGTGTGATCATGTTTTGTCACAGCATCAACAAAGAAAGACTAAAGCTAAAACAAACCGaaagaaaaaatagcaaaaaccGAGATTGAGACTGAAACATGAACTGATAATCGATCTTATGCCACTGTTCCGCTGATGGATTCAGCTCAACTCGCCTCAACTTGGGacaaactttttttgtgtgtttctgttacATGAGCAGATGCCGTCATGTAGTCTTTTTAGTGCTGCCCTACAGAGGTTCTGAGTGAGTTAAAGTGACACTAATTATGATGTGCAACTATGTAGATGTCAGATTGGTTGATCTagatttgttcagttttcatttaGGCTCCATTTAGATAAATCGACCACAGATTGTAGTCTAACCTATATTCTCACCAGTGACGATCTTAAAGCTACATTTTATTTGCAAATGAGGAACTTGCAAGTTCACACTGAAGATGACATCACTGCATGTCAACCTTGTGTTGCTATGACAACTAGCCATGGAGGATGTACTAaacctgcagtggaaatgcagtaCATTTGTAAATGACTAAAGTCAAGGCAAGTTTGGCCAATGTACCTGTGGAACAGTGGCATTAGGCAGCaggatgttttatttatttctgtttgtaTAAGTGAGTTACAGATTTATGAAGTAcagtttattagttttcattagaaTCAATATCATGTGTTCTGAAAGGAGATATGAAAACAggtatattttgttaaaaaataataatgttgaaTATGTGCTTCCCAGGctatttttgaaaaataaatttcCATAGTTTGAATTCTATAAAAGTTGTTGCTTAAAGCTTCAGTTTTTTTCTCGTCACAAGACAAATACTCCAGAAATTGCATCTCAGGTTACTAATACAAGTGGTGTGagagaaaaaacaagaaataccCACTTATGTGGACTGTGGTTTTAAGACCAGAACATCTACCCTATGATACAGACTGCTTGACAAGATCAGTGGTGagatatgattgacagctgtaattacccaatcactgtggctcttcttatttttagtattttgatgtggaccaagaggagagatcTGCAGAAGGACGTGGTGTATTTTCACATCAGTGTTTTTTTAATACtcaatttcagctcctgcagtttTAGTTTAGTGGAATGAGTTCAGATCCACGGTttacccatccttcctgaatccagAACCTTCTTTGCCCACACTGACTGATGGTTCTAGATAAGTGCCCACGGAGCTTTAGTCCAACAGTTAGTTTAACAGTTCAGTAAAGTTGAACAAGACACTGTGTCGATTAAAACCGAGATG
This DNA window, taken from Sphaeramia orbicularis chromosome 11, fSphaOr1.1, whole genome shotgun sequence, encodes the following:
- the LOC115428085 gene encoding gastrula zinc finger protein XlCGF57.1-like, which codes for MCAVQLLRVSVHERISAAAEDFLLRLKTDEEPAQIPELRALLTERLTAAAEEIIALFAETVAEFEGRVEQSEKEICRQRRLLEAVLMPQVRLHRAVVHQLSAVKEAPMALKIKEEPEDLWTTQESEITRFPSIHVPVKSEDDEKKPQLSQLHQGQTEEKRKEPAGEGCGGSEPASSFHPRAHLQTQTDQKNAEYPVAEIEVSCEDWEETGEAQSVCAGPDERFSCSKCGKRFTRIRFLQTHMRIHTGEKLFTCSVCGKGFTNKDFLLEHMDNHKREKRHGCSLCNKRFVWQSGVECHQCVGVPLNQEYEVKKETEANAEYSLFSCSFCEKKFTQRGNLIQHMARHTGKVRYRCSVCQKMFDWRHQLKTHECPGQRENGESGTGQMKADGGLGPASGFHPDTDNSSESSDTDVIGLESQYNEISAGDDSQMVLICPECGKTFCGEENLEIHIRSHAGERPFSCTICGKTFTQKGYLTNHMEVHTEEKRFMFCACGKRFASHANRKKHKCDHVLSQHQQRKTKAKTNRKKK